One genomic segment of Sminthopsis crassicaudata isolate SCR6 chromosome 4, ASM4859323v1, whole genome shotgun sequence includes these proteins:
- the HENMT1 gene encoding small RNA 2'-O-methyltransferase isoform X1: MVDSDVQRVQVKENIKFTPSLSEQRHKFVLDFVRKHKPQKVADLGCANCKLLWRLKYHESIEVLAGLDIDENILTRNIYRLHTGAGDYLDPRERPLTITLYHGSVVEKDPCLLGFDLITCIELIEHLEAKELAQFPEVLFGFFSPTTVIISTPNFEFNPLFSGKTLFRHPDHKFEWDRTQFQSWASEAARNYGYSVEFTGLGEPPPGAEAVGFCTQIGIFMKNKPNIQPLHNEKTIECTHTTVGTVIYPSLKEEKYLRKAVSNEVFSQILKMKRVLLESLKMKNDSDSGDELEFVKPKYNESKNDPFEETPKPFCIENVFYVPLERLFSFPKIKHLCGDLETLKMLIADEVTLSSDGSSVMINIVDEEDCDLSDNDGDDL, encoded by the exons ATGGTTGATTCAGACGTTCAAAGAGTTCAAGTAAAGGAGAATATTAAATTCACACCTTCATTATCTGAACAGCGGCATAAGTTTGTTTTAGATTTTGTACGGAAACACAAACCCCAAAAG gTTGCTGATTTGGGATGTGCCAATTGCAAGCTATTATGGAGGCTAAAATATCATGAATCCATTGAGGTGCTTGCTGGATTGGATATTGATGAGAACATATTAACACGGAACAT TTATAGGTTACATACAGGTGCTGGAGACTATCTAGACCCCAGGGAAAGACCTTTAACTATTACCTTATATCATGGCTCTGTGGTGGAAAAAGATCCTTGTCTCCTTGGATTTGATTTGATAACATGCATAGAATT AATAGAACATCTAGAAGCCAAGGAATTGGCCCAGTTCCCAGAAGTATTATTTGGATTCTTCTCTCCAACCACAGTTATTATCAGCACACCGAATTTCGAATTTAATCCCTTGTTTTCAGGAAAGACACTATTCCGACATCCAGATCATAAGTTTGAATGGGACAGAACACAATTTCAGAGCTGG GCTTCAGAAGCAGCAAGAAATTATGGTTATTCAGTGGAATTTACTGGATTAGGGGAACCACCACCTGGAGCTGAGGCTGTTGGATTCTGTACTCAGATAGGGATCTTTatgaaaaataaaccaaacaTACAACCTCTACACAATGAAAAAACTATAGAATGCACTCATACAACA GTTGGTACAGTAATATATCCAagcttgaaggaagaaaaatacctTCGAAAGGCAGTATCCAATGAAGTTTTTTCtcaaatcttaaaaatgaagagagtTCTATTAGAGAGTCTCAAGATGAAGAATGACAGTGACAGTGGTGATGAGCTTGAATTTGTCAAGCCTAAATATAATGAATCTAAAAATGATCCCTTTGAGGAGACCCCCAAGCCGTTCTGTATTGAAAATGTATTCTATGTACCTCTGGAAaggcttttctctttccccaaaatAAAACACCTATGTGGTGACCTTGAGACGTTAAAAATGCTAATTGCTGATGAAGTAACACTAAGCAGTGATGGTTCTTCTGTCATGATTAACATTGTCGATGAAGAGGACTGTGATTTGAGTGACAATGATGGGGATGACTTATGA